A single Oryctolagus cuniculus chromosome 18, mOryCun1.1, whole genome shotgun sequence DNA region contains:
- the SDHAF1 gene encoding succinate dehydrogenase assembly factor 1, mitochondrial — protein MSRHSRLQRQVLSLYRELLRAGRGKPGAEARVRAEFRLHASLPRSDVLRIEYLYRRGQRQLQLLRSGHAKAMGAFVRPRGLTEEPGGAGPCDSTEAPPTRPVGR, from the coding sequence ATGAGCCGGCACAGCAGACTCCAGAGGCAAGTTCTGAGCCTGTACCGCGAGCTGCTGCGCGCCGGGCGCGGGAAGCCGGGCGCCGAGGCGCGGGTGCGCGCCGAGTTCCGGCTGCACGCCAGCCTGCCGCGCTCCGACGTCCTGCGCATCGAGTACCTGTACCGCCGCGGGCAgcgccagctccagctgctgcgctCGGGCCACGCCAAGGCCATGGGTGCCTTCGTGCGCCCGCGGGGCCTGACGGAGGAGCCCGGCGGCGCGGGTCCGTGTGACAGCACGGAGGCACCGCCGACCCGGCCTGTAGGGCGGTGA